Proteins encoded in a region of the Deefgea piscis genome:
- a CDS encoding dicarboxylate/amino acid:cation symporter, translated as MLSQKKSWPMWLKIMLALVLGVIAGLIGGEWIKQLKPIGDIFLALLKMTVVPVIFVSLVCGITALKDLSKMGRVAAKTLVIYAVTMGIAAAIAMLLSMTFGIGSGMSAMLHGVTAPEMQKTTLLDTMMGIFPDNPFKAFAEGQVLPIIVFAIFFGIAINKAGTAGEPVQRLFVSLNEVVFKLILMVLSFAPYGVFALIAYVTADNGFRVLGELASLVGVIYLSCTLMLVVVFPLLLRLFVLPAWPFLRKMLPVQLFAYSTASSNATLPLNMETCEHQLGVHNSIASFVLPLGATVNMNGLATYLGAVAIFAANAVGIELTLLQMVTVIVTTVLAAIGAAGVPGTGLIVMSLVLTSVGLPLEVVAAIAAVDRIIDMMNTATNVSGDSLAAVLVARAEGELDLATYRNLANDTE; from the coding sequence TTGTTATCACAAAAAAAATCATGGCCGATGTGGCTAAAAATTATGCTGGCGCTAGTCCTTGGTGTTATCGCGGGTTTGATCGGTGGTGAGTGGATTAAGCAACTTAAACCGATTGGCGACATCTTTTTAGCCTTGCTGAAAATGACCGTGGTGCCAGTTATTTTTGTGTCTTTAGTTTGCGGTATTACTGCGCTGAAAGACTTAAGCAAGATGGGTCGTGTTGCGGCAAAAACCCTGGTGATTTACGCCGTAACCATGGGCATTGCGGCAGCCATTGCGATGCTGTTGTCGATGACCTTTGGTATTGGCTCAGGCATGAGCGCCATGCTGCATGGTGTGACGGCGCCAGAAATGCAAAAAACCACTTTGCTCGACACCATGATGGGGATTTTTCCTGACAATCCATTTAAAGCTTTTGCCGAAGGGCAAGTGCTACCGATTATTGTGTTTGCCATCTTTTTTGGTATTGCGATCAATAAAGCCGGTACTGCGGGTGAGCCGGTGCAGCGCTTATTTGTTTCACTCAATGAAGTGGTGTTTAAACTGATTTTGATGGTGCTCTCTTTTGCGCCGTATGGTGTATTTGCACTGATCGCTTATGTGACCGCCGACAATGGCTTTCGCGTCTTAGGCGAATTAGCCTCACTGGTTGGCGTGATTTACCTATCGTGTACGTTAATGCTGGTGGTGGTTTTTCCGCTGTTATTGCGTTTGTTTGTACTGCCCGCTTGGCCGTTTCTTCGCAAAATGTTACCGGTGCAGCTGTTTGCTTATTCCACCGCATCCAGCAATGCTACCTTGCCGCTCAATATGGAAACGTGTGAGCATCAATTGGGCGTGCATAACTCGATTGCCTCATTCGTGCTGCCTTTAGGTGCCACGGTGAATATGAATGGCTTGGCAACGTATTTGGGCGCAGTGGCGATTTTTGCTGCCAACGCCGTCGGTATTGAGTTGACCTTACTGCAAATGGTCACCGTGATTGTCACCACCGTATTGGCGGCGATTGGCGCGGCAGGCGTACCCGGCACTGGCTTGATCGTAATGAGTTTGGTGCTAACTTCGGTCGGTCTGCCACTCGAAGTGGTCGCCGCGATTGCCGCAGTGGATCGTATTA
- a CDS encoding GlxA family transcriptional regulator: MLDLYFVLTPQFMLLDLAGPAEAFQIAALHGAQYRLNLVSPLTELTSSVGLKQHQLAPLPTPIPAGATVILIGAQNSLVNLKNAESKQVVTWLRQHFDAQQHQLACVCSGTMLAAEAGLLDGRQCTTHHEIIDRLRQTAPLAHVHDDRLFVQDGPVATSAGICSGIDLALHLIEQDAGPLIAQSVAREMVVWLRRSGQDPQLSPWLAHRNHLHPMVHKAQDLISRQVSERLTLAQIAEHVHTSSRNLARLFLQHCGITPHQYQLDIRLATARQLLLQPQLSIERIAEQAGFASTRDFRRVWQQQTGKLPSESR, encoded by the coding sequence ATGCTCGATTTATATTTTGTGTTGACCCCGCAATTTATGCTGCTGGATTTGGCTGGCCCCGCTGAAGCGTTTCAAATCGCGGCGCTGCATGGCGCGCAGTACCGGCTCAATCTGGTGTCGCCCTTAACTGAACTCACTTCCTCAGTGGGGCTAAAACAGCACCAGCTCGCCCCCTTGCCAACACCGATTCCAGCCGGAGCAACGGTGATTTTAATTGGCGCGCAAAATTCGCTGGTCAATCTCAAAAACGCCGAGTCCAAACAAGTGGTCACTTGGCTACGTCAGCATTTTGATGCTCAACAACATCAGCTGGCCTGCGTTTGCTCCGGCACCATGCTCGCGGCAGAAGCGGGTTTACTCGATGGTCGGCAATGCACCACCCACCATGAAATCATTGATCGCTTACGGCAAACCGCCCCTTTAGCCCACGTTCACGATGATCGTTTATTCGTGCAAGACGGCCCCGTTGCCACCAGCGCGGGAATTTGCTCAGGAATTGATTTGGCGCTGCATTTAATTGAGCAAGACGCTGGCCCCTTGATCGCCCAAAGTGTTGCCCGCGAAATGGTGGTTTGGCTGCGCCGTAGCGGCCAAGACCCGCAACTCTCGCCTTGGCTAGCGCATCGCAATCATTTGCACCCGATGGTGCATAAAGCGCAAGACTTAATCAGCCGCCAAGTCTCTGAGCGCCTAACACTGGCGCAAATTGCCGAGCACGTGCACACCAGTAGCCGCAATTTAGCGCGTTTATTTTTGCAGCACTGCGGTATTACGCCGCATCAATATCAACTCGATATTCGCCTTGCCACCGCTCGGCAATTATTGCTGCAACCCCAGCTTTCGATTGAGCGTATTGCCGAACAAGCCGGCTTTGCCTCGACCCGCGATTTTCGCCGTGTTTGGCAACAACAAACCGGCAAACTACCCAGCGAAAGCCGCTAA
- a CDS encoding EamA family transporter, which produces MPARDLLLALVVVLTWGFNFVIIKWGLVGLPPLLLASLRFAATVFPAVFFLRRPNLPWRYLIVYGLTWGLCQLGFLFSAMANGMPAGLASVVLQSQAFFTLIFAAVFLKESFKHSQLIGLLIAGIGLWLIGSSHGQSMTLLGFIMTLLGAAGWAMGNVILKQCTQKGLQFDVLAFMVWASIAPLIAFIGLSLWLEGPQEIMTALQHFSMQSLLAVLYQAIFAALLGMSLWNLLLKRHPTNLVAPFSLLVPWVGLSAAALLLNEQLLPQQWWGALLLMSGLVINIFGGQIRQLWQARKLATQS; this is translated from the coding sequence ATGCCGGCTCGTGATCTCCTGCTCGCTCTCGTCGTTGTTTTAACGTGGGGCTTTAATTTTGTCATTATCAAATGGGGCTTGGTGGGTTTACCTCCGCTCCTATTGGCCAGCTTGCGTTTTGCGGCAACGGTATTTCCGGCGGTATTTTTCTTACGTCGTCCCAATCTACCGTGGCGCTATTTAATTGTTTACGGCCTGACTTGGGGCTTGTGTCAGCTGGGGTTTTTATTCTCGGCCATGGCCAACGGTATGCCAGCGGGCTTGGCATCAGTGGTGTTGCAATCACAAGCTTTTTTTACACTGATTTTTGCCGCCGTATTCTTAAAAGAATCCTTCAAGCACAGCCAACTCATTGGCCTATTGATCGCTGGCATTGGCTTGTGGCTGATTGGCAGCAGTCACGGCCAAAGCATGACTTTGCTTGGGTTTATCATGACACTGCTAGGCGCTGCAGGTTGGGCCATGGGCAATGTGATTTTGAAGCAATGCACACAAAAAGGCCTGCAATTTGATGTATTAGCCTTTATGGTTTGGGCCTCGATTGCGCCGTTGATTGCTTTTATTGGTTTGAGTTTATGGCTAGAAGGCCCACAAGAAATCATGACTGCCTTGCAGCATTTCTCAATGCAATCGTTGCTGGCGGTACTGTATCAAGCGATTTTTGCTGCCCTACTCGGGATGAGTTTGTGGAATTTATTGCTTAAACGCCACCCAACCAATCTGGTTGCGCCCTTTAGTTTACTGGTGCCTTGGGTAGGCTTAAGCGCAGCCGCTCTGCTACTGAACGAGCAACTATTACCGCAGCAATGGTGGGGTGCATTGCTGTTAATGAGCGGCTTGGTGATCAATATTTTTGGCGGACAAATTCGCCAACTGTGGCAAGCACGCAAACTGGCGACTCAAAGCTAA
- a CDS encoding isochorismatase family protein codes for MSSSALLVIDVQQSFLQAPYFNASDMPLYQAKQIELITACQRQHIPVIQIFHVEKTGHFSKASGWVKPMDFLPPHHGLVFEKTVHNALLGSGLHEYLQQQGIEHLIISGIRTEQCCETTARVGSDLGYQIDFVTEATLTFAMQHANGQSFSANEIKTHTELVLSGRFARICSIDQLVASWPALALA; via the coding sequence ATGTCCAGCTCCGCACTGCTTGTCATTGATGTTCAGCAATCCTTTTTACAAGCCCCATACTTTAACGCCAGCGATATGCCGCTGTATCAAGCCAAGCAGATCGAGCTCATTACGGCTTGTCAGCGCCAACACATTCCGGTTATTCAAATTTTTCACGTTGAAAAAACCGGTCATTTTTCAAAAGCATCCGGCTGGGTCAAACCGATGGATTTCTTACCACCTCACCACGGTCTGGTGTTTGAAAAAACCGTGCATAACGCGCTGCTTGGCTCGGGACTACACGAATACCTACAGCAGCAAGGTATCGAGCATTTAATCATTAGCGGCATCCGCACCGAGCAATGTTGCGAAACAACGGCACGCGTGGGATCTGATTTAGGCTACCAAATTGATTTTGTCACCGAGGCCACACTGACCTTTGCCATGCAGCACGCCAATGGGCAAAGCTTTAGCGCCAACGAGATTAAAACGCATACCGAGCTGGTGTTAAGTGGCCGATTTGCCCGAATTTGCAGCATTGATCAGCTTGTCGCCAGCTGGCCGGCGCTCGCTCTCGCCTAA
- a CDS encoding methyl-accepting chemotaxis protein, translating into MGVALRIKHKLWLLTGLALLGLLGIGLAMLLSSRQSMLEDREAKTLSLIELGHSVIEHYGQLEKNGSLSKEAAQAQAKAALKNLRYDQDNYFSIYDPQYHMVQHPIKPELTGKDLSGLKDKNGVPIVVELVKAAQSGNAQFVRYLWPKPGQDTPVAKISTAKLFQPWGWIISSGIYIDDLDAIFKQRALFLGGALVLVAGVLLLASLWIAHSITAPLDALRVAMQQIAASGDLTRRVKISGNRDLAEIADTFNALIASLQQLLMRVSSATQQVSQTTDQLVNSSQAVEQGSVAQHRAAASATVAIEQISTSIDQVAANVCGTADVTRELRELAGHGRQAVKAAAEEMHQIANEIDSSAGAVHSMGQRSLQISEIVGVIREIADQTNLLALNAAIEAARAGESGRGFAVVADEVRKLAERTGQSTQQITETIHIIQQETQSVVGNIEGVSLRARQGAQLAQQADQLVEQLDQHSAQVGPLVGEISTATQEQSRATQHIARNVEDISSMAENNVREVGSAANSVRQLKALVLELNGRVEQFKV; encoded by the coding sequence ATGGGCGTCGCTTTAAGAATTAAACATAAATTATGGCTGCTAACGGGTTTGGCGCTGCTGGGCTTACTGGGTATTGGGTTGGCGATGCTGCTGTCAAGCCGGCAATCGATGCTCGAAGACCGAGAGGCCAAGACTTTAAGTTTGATTGAACTCGGTCATAGCGTGATCGAGCATTATGGACAACTTGAAAAAAATGGCAGCCTGTCAAAAGAAGCTGCGCAAGCACAAGCCAAAGCGGCGTTAAAAAACCTGCGGTATGACCAAGACAATTATTTCAGTATTTATGATCCGCAATATCATATGGTGCAGCATCCGATTAAGCCTGAGCTCACCGGCAAGGATTTATCTGGACTAAAAGACAAAAATGGCGTGCCGATCGTCGTCGAATTAGTGAAAGCGGCGCAAAGTGGCAATGCGCAATTTGTGCGTTATCTATGGCCCAAGCCCGGGCAGGACACCCCTGTGGCTAAAATCTCCACCGCCAAACTTTTTCAGCCTTGGGGCTGGATTATTTCTTCGGGGATTTATATTGACGATTTGGATGCGATTTTTAAGCAACGCGCTTTATTTTTGGGCGGGGCTTTAGTGCTGGTGGCTGGCGTATTATTGCTGGCCTCGTTGTGGATTGCCCATAGTATTACCGCGCCATTAGATGCTTTACGCGTAGCGATGCAGCAGATTGCCGCCAGTGGTGATCTAACGCGGCGGGTAAAAATCAGCGGCAATCGTGATTTGGCTGAAATTGCCGATACCTTTAACGCTTTAATTGCCAGTTTGCAGCAGTTATTAATGCGTGTTTCTAGCGCCACCCAGCAAGTGTCGCAAACTACCGATCAGCTAGTGAATTCTTCGCAAGCCGTTGAGCAAGGCTCGGTGGCGCAACATCGCGCAGCAGCCTCGGCGACGGTGGCCATTGAGCAAATTAGTACCAGCATTGATCAAGTTGCGGCCAATGTGTGTGGCACTGCTGATGTAACGCGAGAATTGCGCGAGTTGGCAGGGCACGGGCGGCAAGCGGTGAAAGCAGCCGCCGAAGAAATGCATCAAATTGCCAATGAAATTGATTCTTCGGCAGGTGCAGTGCACAGCATGGGGCAACGCTCTTTGCAGATTTCCGAAATCGTTGGCGTGATTCGCGAAATCGCCGATCAAACTAATTTATTGGCACTGAATGCCGCCATTGAAGCTGCCCGCGCTGGGGAATCTGGGCGTGGCTTTGCCGTCGTTGCCGATGAAGTACGTAAACTGGCCGAGCGAACAGGGCAATCGACACAGCAAATTACCGAAACCATTCACATTATTCAGCAAGAAACGCAAAGTGTGGTGGGTAATATCGAAGGCGTTAGCCTGCGCGCTAGGCAGGGTGCGCAATTGGCACAACAAGCCGATCAGTTGGTTGAGCAATTAGATCAACATTCGGCGCAAGTGGGGCCATTGGTGGGCGAAATCTCCACCGCAACGCAAGAGCAAAGCCGTGCCACTCAGCATATTGCGCGTAATGTGGAGGATATTTCGAGCATGGCAGAAAACAATGTGCGCGAAGTCGGCAGCGCCGCCAATTCGGTACGCCAGCTCAAAGCGCTGGTGCTGGAGCTCAATGGTCGCGTCGAGCAATTTAAGGTATAG